One window of Caldisericota bacterium genomic DNA carries:
- a CDS encoding ABC transporter ATP-binding protein, translated as MNSINDVLVLQNVNAEISAFKIKDVSFSVYDNEILVVLGENGAGKTKLLETIAGFLPVVSGRIGLFGEDIANKAANERNIGFIFQGLSLFPHLSVKENILYGARFQVIPNLDREFKKLVRLFKLDNFLDRFPKTLSGGEQQKVALARTLITNPKIVFLDEPTSALSPKERERVSIEIKNTLKKLNKSAIFVTHNIEEAHLVGDRIALMENGRILQIDTPNEIFYKPNSKTVATFFGETNIYDGLADAQDKGITAVKVNGLNIFALGNYKQGAKLKVFIRPENILLKKRLTRTSARNNFKGIVKSISFKGPLARVFVDVGFTVAALITKQSLEELEINRGSSVYISFKITAVHTVEE; from the coding sequence GTGAACAGCATAAATGATGTCCTTGTGCTGCAAAATGTTAATGCGGAGATTAGCGCATTTAAAATAAAAGATGTTTCTTTTTCAGTTTATGACAACGAGATACTTGTCGTTCTCGGGGAAAATGGTGCCGGGAAAACAAAGCTTCTTGAAACTATCGCAGGGTTTTTGCCTGTTGTTTCAGGGAGGATTGGCCTTTTTGGAGAAGATATTGCAAATAAGGCAGCTAACGAGAGAAATATTGGTTTTATTTTTCAGGGCCTTTCATTATTTCCGCATCTTAGCGTAAAAGAAAATATACTTTACGGGGCACGCTTCCAGGTGATTCCCAATCTTGATAGGGAATTTAAAAAACTTGTTCGCCTGTTTAAATTGGATAATTTTCTGGATAGATTTCCCAAAACGCTGAGTGGGGGAGAACAGCAGAAGGTTGCTCTTGCTCGCACGCTGATTACAAATCCTAAAATAGTGTTTCTGGATGAACCTACATCCGCGCTTTCTCCGAAAGAAAGGGAAAGGGTAAGCATTGAGATAAAGAATACGTTAAAAAAGCTGAATAAATCTGCTATATTTGTTACGCACAATATTGAAGAGGCGCATCTTGTAGGTGACAGGATTGCTTTGATGGAAAACGGGCGAATTTTACAGATCGATACGCCTAACGAAATTTTTTATAAACCTAATTCAAAAACCGTTGCAACATTTTTTGGAGAGACAAATATATATGATGGATTAGCTGATGCGCAGGACAAGGGGATTACTGCGGTCAAAGTGAACGGGTTGAATATTTTTGCTCTTGGAAATTACAAGCAGGGGGCTAAATTAAAGGTTTTTATAAGGCCAGAGAACATTTTACTGAAAAAACGGCTGACAAGGACAAGTGCAAGGAACAATTTTAAGGGCATTGTGAAGAGCATCTCTTTTAAAGGACCGCTTGCAAGGGTTTTTGTTGATGTGGGTTTTACTGTCGCAGCGCTCATTACAAAGCAATCTCTTGAGGAGCTTGAAATAAATAGAGGCTCAAGTGTGTATATCAGCTTTAAAATTACTGCTGTGCACACGGTTGAAGAGTAA